The genomic window GCTTGGTTAGCATTCACTTTCTGGTCGCCACTTCCATTGACTTGCAAAGTTTTACCATCCAAAGATTTTGAATAGTCGCTAATCGAAAACGAGTAACAGTAACAATACAACAAGATTGTAGTGTGTCTACAAACACAGAGAATACAGCACTATTTTGGGCGCTGTGATTATTAGGCTGTGAGGCCCTACTGacagtcgtcgtccccccccccccccctccaacccatGTAGACTACCCAGCCAGAAGTACCTGATAAAGCTAAAACACAGCCGCTTTGTGCCAAAATAGTCGCGTGAACAGGAGCTATAATGTTATTACTGAAAGCGGCTCACAGAAAGCAAATGCTAACAAAGAAAACACCCTCCTGGACACACAATGAGGAATTGGGAATTAAACAACTTGCCTGAATCTTAGTAAGACATCGCTCGGCGTATTCCTTTAACTCATTAGATTATTGTTTAGTTCAGTATAAAGTATGACTTCCAATTCACCCCGATGATCACCTTAACTAATTCTTACTTTCCTTTTCCCTCATCTCCTCACCCCCAtcccttctcttccctcctcccctctcctctcctctcctctcctcccctcccctctccctctcctctcctccctttccctcgcccggcttctctcccctctcctctcctcccctcccctcccctcccctcccctcccctctcttctctcctcccctctccctctcctctcctccctttccctcgcccggcttctctcccctctcctctcctcccctcccctctcttctctcctcccctcttcctctcctctcctccctttccctcgcccggcttctctcccctctcctctcttctaccctcccctctccccccctctctcctctccagtctcctctcctcccctctcctctccccccctctcctcttctctcccctctcctctcctcccctctctcctctccagtctCCTCTCCTAGGTATGTTTAAAGTACTGGTGTTAGCAGGGCTGCTAGCGGTTCtctccacagcagcagcagcagcagcagcagcaggaggaagagacagTGGAGCTCTCAATTCCACCCTGATAGAGTGGGACCTCCTACTCCCTCCCCTAGGCTTCCAGAGCACCAGCACCCCCCTGGTCCTGGAGCTCAGGGGCTCGCACCCCGACGGAGCCCCAGAAACGCAGCTCAACGCTGGGATGGACCCCGGGGTTCAGCCCCTGGACCCCGCTCACCGGGGAGACGAGGAGCACCgccactcttcctcctcctctaactcctCAGGGCCGGTGCGGGTGCTGTCTCTGGCGCCCCCTAGCTGCCTGAAGGCCACGTCCATAAAGCAGGTGTTTAAGTACATCAACACGGGGCTGTCTCTGGTGATCTtcgtggtgggggtggtgggcaACGGGACGCTGCTCCGGATCATCTGCCAGAACCGCAGCATGAGGAACGGGCCCAACGCCCTCATAGCCAGCCTGGCCCTGGGAGACCTGCTGTACATAGCCATAGACCTGCCCATTAACACATACAAGGTACTGGTCAAACATACTACAATGTAAATTAAATCATATATCATCAGGCATATATCACTGTCATAACTTCTGTTTTAACTACGAATAACAcaatattgtttgtttgtgtgtgtgtgtgtgtgtgtgtgtgtgtgtgtgtgtgtgtgtgtgtgtgtgtgtgtgtgtgtgtgtgtgtgtgtgtgtgtgtgtgtgtagctcctgGCCATGCGTTGGCCCTTCTCCGACAGCCTACTGGGTCTGTTCCTGTGTAAGCTGGTCCCCTTTCTGCAGAAAGCTTCAGTCGGAATCACCGTGCTCAACCTATGTGTCCTAAGCATAGaccggtacacacacatatgcagacacacacacacacacacacgcacgcacgcacgcacgcacgcacgcacgcacgcttgcacgcacgcacgcacgcacgcacgcacgcacactctcacacatcctcacacacacacacacacacacacacacacacacacacacacacacacacacacacacacacacacacacacacacacacagactgaaccCAGTTGTCCCACTCCCCAGGTACAGAGCGGTGGTGTCGTGGTCAAGGGTGCCGGCCTCTGGCGTTCCCATAGCCACCGTGGTCCAGATCCTGTTGATCTGGGCGTCGTCGGCAGCCCTGGCCGTGCCCGAGGCCCTGGGCTTCACCCTGGTCTCCTTCAGCTACAACAACGTCTCCATGACGACCTGCATGCTCCGGCCAACCACACCATTCCTCAACGTAAGAACGCTCCTCAGGGGGTTaaaggggtgtgtctgtgtgtgcgtttgtgtgtgtgtgtatgtgtgtgtgtgtgtgtgtgtatgtgtacagtaAGCGATATGATGGATCATGCTATGCTAGTTTGTGATCTAAAGttctaattacttttttttatctctgtctgtctctgtccgcctttctatctttctgtctgcctttctctctgtctgtctctctgtctctctgtcttcctgaTTTTCTGTCCATCTcattgtctccctgtctctctctgtctgtatgtctgtctgtctctttgtctgtctgtcgctctccctGTCCGTGTGTATAGTTGTACCGGTCGGCTAAGGACTGGTGGTTGTTTGGGTTCTATTTCTGTGTCCCTCTGCTGTGTTCCGCTGTGTTCTACGGTCTCATGACCTGTGAGATGCTACAACACCGCAAAGGAAGCCTCAAACACATCCTCAGTGAACAGCTCAGACAGGTAATATACACTGACGAACAATTCCCactgacacactaacacacagacacacatcctcaGTGAACACCTCACACAGGTGGCTGAGGGCAGTCTTTTCTTTGGTGgtgatgttaataataataataatgataataataataataataatgactatGTATACTATATTATCATGCATagttatttatctatttatagaGACAAAAGGTGGCTATGGAAGTCTTTTATCTGGTGGtgatgttaataataacatatttgtatttataaatTACTATTTATAGAGAGGAAAGTTGGCTAAGGAAGTATTTTTCTTGATGCTgatgttaaataaatgtatatatatctatatatatatagatagatatattatattatcatatatatttatttatagagaAGAAAGGTGGTTATGGAAGTATTTTCTCTTGCTGTGATGTTAACaataatatctatgtatttataaatATCTATTTCTAGAGAAGAGAGGTGGCTAAGGCCGTCTTCTCTCTGGTGGTGATGTTTGCTCTCTGCTGGCTGCCACTGCATCTCAGCAAGCTGCTGAAGAACACCGTCTACCAGTCACATGATGTCAGGCGCTGTGACCAGCTCAAGTAtgcacaaccatacacacacacacacacacacacacacacacacacacacacacacacgcgcacacacgcgcacacacgcgcacacacgcgcacacacgcgcacacacgcgcacacacgcgcacacacacacacacac from Gadus morhua chromosome 17, gadMor3.0, whole genome shotgun sequence includes these protein-coding regions:
- the LOC115529153 gene encoding endothelin-1 receptor isoform X1, which translates into the protein MFKVLVLAGLLAVLSTAAAAAAAAGGRDSGALNSTLIEWDLLLPPLGFQSTSTPLVLELRGSHPDGAPETQLNAGMDPGVQPLDPAHRGDEEHRHSSSSSNSSGPVRVLSLAPPSCLKATSIKQVFKYINTGLSLVIFVVGVVGNGTLLRIICQNRSMRNGPNALIASLALGDLLYIAIDLPINTYKLLAMRWPFSDSLLGLFLCKLVPFLQKASVGITVLNLCVLSIDRYRAVVSWSRVPASGVPIATVVQILLIWASSAALAVPEALGFTLVSFSYNNVSMTTCMLRPTTPFLNLYRSAKDWWLFGFYFCVPLLCSAVFYGLMTCEMLQHRKGSLKHILSEQLRQRREVAKAVFSLVVMFALCWLPLHLSKLLKNTVYQSHDVRRCDQLNFFLVLDYFSINLATINSCINPIVLYFVSRKFKNCFKSCLCCCWYPVSLSNSVLHQGTSLPYRTSDP
- the LOC115529153 gene encoding endothelin receptor type B isoform X2; this translates as MFKVLVLAGLLAVLSTAAAAAAAAGGRDSGALNSTLIEWDLLLPPLGFQSTSTPLVLELRGSHPDGAPETQLNAGMDPGVQPLDPAHRGDEEHRHSSSSSNSSGPVRVLSLAPPSCLKATSIKQVFKYINTGLSLVIFVVGVVGNGTLLRIICQNRSMRNGPNALIASLALGDLLYIAIDLPINTYKLLAMRWPFSDSLLGLFLCKLVPFLQKASVGITVLNLCVLSIDRYRAVVSWSRVPASGVPIATVVQILLIWASSAALAVPEALGFTLVSFSYNNVSMTTCMLRPTTPFLNLYRSAKDWWLFGFYFCVPLLCSAVFYGLMTCEMLQHRKGSLKHILSEQLRQRREVAKAVFSLVVMFALCWLPLHLSKLLKNTVYQSHDVRRCDQLNFFLVLDYFSINLATINSCINPIVLYFVSRKFKNCFKCPPPGNQSALQNI